A genome region from Bemisia tabaci chromosome 3, PGI_BMITA_v3 includes the following:
- the LOC109030540 gene encoding sarcalumenin, which yields MSVPGYSWICVSVILIIGFHQGNGLDWQSQTPSSAASTKAPGLSWGSHAPSETECRPYIERALKDLEAPHDPSVSVEETRNVQNDSNENADSQEGSTGEISSSEAETRPVVDETVAESLENSLGAESTESTESEPALAPAELPTTEDHSETVTSDEHIEAEIVSQEEASQAESTESVENTAENLQSTETSEVEDKESTSVENETVLESSETETETKSEESQDVVTSEVTASSENQEESTETTGQAESTEVVPESEEVVTNPVESTETEEASVEVPVEVVTEPEASPESQESSGEVVAEPEIVKSEETNSLETESSEETKQVEPESVELKHDAQSAEVSTEAPPSAPTESKESTEESAELTSKNTESTEESTEAPEEEELTMDIEIPKNLRPRDHIAQILKLDSESNETEVALSKVADNTLKELKRLYDTAIKPLELLYKYRDLSNRHFGDPEIFSKPLVLFMGPWSGGKSSMINYLLDNEFKKTALRTGAEPSPAYFNILMWGEEEAVLDGTQLAADWTFSGLQKFGQGLLDRLRGLRLRKPLLEKVNIVEIPGILEVRKQVERMFPFNDACQWFIDRADIIFLIYDPSKLDVGPETEAILDQLKGREYQTRIILNKADQVKPEELMRVQGTLIWNISPLMSSPEPPIMYSTSLWSLPYEAGTPTRLLFAQERAFLQDLRLAIEKRVENKIASARRFAVRVRNHAKMVDCYLTTYYNHKSFFGNRKKIAEDIIEHPQNYHIYEGLSTLTNISRYDLPDPEVYRDFFRLNPVYEFQRLSDTCTYFRGCPINRLDVAIAYDLPELVGRYKKAVDSVLVQTAKKPKS from the exons GAAATGGACTTGATTGGCAAAGTCAGACACCTTCATCCGCCGCATCAACCAAAG CACCTGGACTGAGCTGGGGGAGTCATGCGCCATCTGAGACGGAATGCCGACCATACATTGAGAGAGCCTTAAAGGACCTAGAAGCCCCACACG ATCCTTCAGTGTCCGTAGAGGAGACTAGGAACGTTCAGAATGATTCAAACGAAAATGCAGACAGCCAG GAAGGAAGCACGGGAGAAATTTCAAGCTCTGAAGCTGAAACTCGTCCGGTGGTAGATGAAACCGTAGCTGAGAGTTTGGAAAACAGCTTAGGGGCCGAAAGCACAGAATCGACCGAGAGTGAACCTGCCCTTGCTCCGGCAGAATTACCAACTACCGAAGATCATTCAGAAACTGTAACTAGTGATGAACACATAGAAGCTGAAATTGTGAGCCAAGAAGAAGCTTCACAAGCAGAGAGCACTGAAAGTGTTGAAAACACAGCAGAAAATCTTCAGAGCACGGAGACCAGTGAAGTGGAAGACAAAGAAAGCACGAGTGTAGAGAATGAAACCGTTCTAGAGAGCTCTGAAACTGAGACTGAAACAAAAAGTGAAGAATCTCAAGACGTAGTGACGAGCGAAGTGACAGCTTCATCGGAAAATCAGGAGGAGTCAACGGAAACTACGGGGCAGGCTGAAAGCACAGAGGTCGTTCCGGAAAGCGAGGAAGTCGTGACAAACCCCGTTGAATCAACAGAAACAGAAGAGGCTAGTGTTGAAGTTCCCGTAGAGGTTGTAACGGAGCCTGAAGCTTCACCAGAATCGCAAGAAAGCTCTGGTGAGGTCGTTGCGGAACCAGAAATTGTAAAATCTGAGGAGACCAACTCCTTAGAGACAGAATCATCAGAGGAGACTAAGCAGGTGGAGCCGGAATCTGTAGAGCTGAAACATG ATGCGCAATCGGCTGAGGTATCGACTGAAGCTCCACCCAGTGCACCCACGGAAAGTAAAGAATCAACCGAGGAAAGTGCAGAGCTCACAAGTAAAAACACAGAATCAACAGAAGAAAGTACAGAAGCtcctgaagaagaagaattgaCCATG GATATCGAAATTCCGAAAAACTTACGACCACGCGACCATATCgctcaaattttgaaactcgatTCAGAATCGAACGAAACAGAAGTTGCTTTAAGTAAAGTTGCAGATAATACGCTGAAAGAACTGAAGAGACTGTATGACACCGCCATCAAACCGCTCGAACTGCTGTACAAATATCGAGATCTGAGCAACAGGCACTTCGGAG ATCCAGAGATATTTTCAAAGCCTTTGGTTTTATTCATGGGCCCATGGAGTGGGGGCAAATCATCAATGATCAACTACTTGTTGGACAATGAGTTCAAAAAAACTGCTCTAAGAACAG GAGCAGAGCCATCTCCAGCATACTTCAATATTCTCATGTGGGGTGAGGAAGAAGCAGTTTTAGATGGAACTCAGCTTGCTGCTGACTGGACGTTCTCTGGATTGCAGAAATTCGGTCAGGGTCTCCTTGATAGACTTCGCGGTCTCAGGTTGCGAAAGCCATTGCTGGAGAAA GTAAATATTGTGGAGATACCCGGTATTTTGGAAGTACGAAAACAAGTCGAGAGAATGTTTCCTTTCAATGACGCCTGTCAGTGGTTCATTGACAGAGCAGACATCATCTTCTTGATTTACGATCCATCAAAATTAGATGTTGGTCCGGAAACAGAGGCCATCTTAGATCAGCTGAAGGGTCGTGAGTACCAG acAAGGATCATACTAAACAAAGCAGACCAGGTGAAACCAGAGGAACTTATGAGAGTTCAAGGAACTTTGATCTGGAACATCAGTCCACTTATGTCAAGTCCGGAGCCGCCGATCATGTACTCGACCTCTCTCTGGTCTCTTCCTTATGAGGCAGGGACTCCAACGAGACTGCTCTTTGCGCAAGAACGTGCTTTTCTCCAGGACTTGAGGCTAGCTATTGAGAAAAGAGTAGAGAACAAAATTGCTAGTGCACGTCGATTTGCA GTGCGAGTGCGAAATCACGCGAAAATGGTGGACTGTTACCTTACAACCTACTACAATCACAAATCTTTCTTCGGTAACCGCAAGAAAATAGCAGAGGACATCATTGAGCACCCACAAAATTACCATATCTATGAGGGCCTCAGCACGCTGACAAACATTTCTCGTTATGATCTCCCAGATCCGGAAGTGTACCGAGATTTCTTCCGTTTGAACCCTGTCTACGAGTTCCAACGCCTCTCCGACACATGCACGTACTTCAGAGGTTGCCCTATTAATAGGCTCGATGTAGCTATTGCATACGATCTACCCGAACTGGTCGGACGGTACAAGAAAGCAGTCGACTCTGTTCTAGTCCAAAcagccaaaaaaccaaaaagttga